From Vagococcus jeotgali, one genomic window encodes:
- a CDS encoding Asp23/Gls24 family envelope stress response protein — translation MTENKNLVLDSQNQAVGGEIVVAPEVLEVIVGIAASKVDGVYAMRGTLASNVTELFGISVHDKGVSLKNDEGAIKIDLYCYLDYGVSVPKVAIDMQEKVKQQVLYMTDLEVSEVNVHVVGVVPEKITLPDLDELFDTEDEEK, via the coding sequence ATGACAGAAAATAAAAATTTAGTATTAGATAGTCAAAATCAAGCAGTTGGTGGAGAAATTGTCGTAGCTCCTGAAGTGTTAGAAGTAATTGTTGGTATTGCAGCATCAAAAGTTGATGGTGTTTATGCTATGCGTGGTACCTTAGCTTCAAATGTAACAGAATTATTTGGTATTTCTGTTCATGATAAAGGTGTTTCTTTAAAAAATGATGAAGGTGCTATCAAGATTGATTTATATTGTTACTTAGATTATGGTGTATCTGTACCTAAAGTAGCGATTGATATGCAAGAAAAAGTGAAACAACAAGTTTTATATATGACAGATTTAGAAGTATCAGAGGTTAATGTGCATGTTGTCGGTGTTGTACCAGAAAAAATCACATTGCCAGATTTAGATGAATTATTTGATACAGAAGACGAGGAAAAGTAA
- a CDS encoding ribosomal-processing cysteine protease Prp produces the protein MIEAKFKQSKSGDYVSFEISGHAGSGPFGYDIVCAAVSALSINTVNSINQLAEYIPLVESESGYLYFERLQELSDEQIRVTNLLVESLLIGLKAIETDNKTFIKTQSE, from the coding sequence GTGATTGAAGCTAAATTTAAACAGTCTAAATCAGGTGATTATGTTTCTTTTGAAATAAGTGGTCATGCAGGGTCTGGCCCTTTTGGTTATGATATTGTGTGTGCTGCTGTGTCAGCATTATCAATTAATACAGTCAATAGTATTAATCAATTAGCTGAGTACATACCTTTAGTTGAATCAGAATCTGGTTATTTGTATTTCGAAAGATTACAAGAGCTGTCTGATGAACAAATAAGGGTAACTAATTTACTTGTTGAAAGCTTATTAATTGGCTTAAAAGCAATTGAGACCGACAATAAGACATTTATAAAGACTCAAAGTGAGTAA
- the rplU gene encoding 50S ribosomal protein L21: MYAIVKTGGKQLKVEVGQAIYVEKLDAEAGEKVVFDEVVLVGGDSMKVGTPIVEGATVEGTVEKQGKQKKVVTFKYKAKKDSHRKQGHRQPYTKVMIDAINA; this comes from the coding sequence ATGTACGCTATTGTAAAAACTGGTGGAAAACAATTAAAAGTTGAAGTAGGTCAAGCAATCTACGTTGAAAAATTAGACGCAGAAGCTGGCGAGAAAGTTGTGTTTGATGAAGTCGTTTTAGTAGGTGGAGATTCAATGAAAGTTGGTACTCCAATCGTCGAAGGTGCAACTGTTGAAGGAACTGTTGAAAAACAAGGAAAACAAAAGAAAGTTGTTACTTTCAAATATAAAGCTAAAAAAGATTCTCATCGTAAACAAGGACACCGTCAACCATACACTAAAGTTATGATCGACGCTATCAACGCTTAA
- a CDS encoding O-methyltransferase: protein MRNEMMHRSVLSDDILTLVRKRQPGMTGMLGEVQKEATESGVPIIPNETATFLNFFLKQIKAKNVLEIGTAVGFSASLMVEAMGEGSHVTTIDRFDVMIRKAKLTFEKMGISEQVTLLEGDAKDVLSTLTGPYDFIFMDSAKSKYIEFLPDCLRLIKKGGSVMLDDVFQAGTVMHDIQDIPRNQRTIYRKLNLLYDTVLNHPDLTVTILPLGDGVLLISKDVEEIELGI from the coding sequence ATGAGAAATGAAATGATGCATCGTTCGGTTTTGTCGGATGATATTTTGACTTTAGTTAGAAAAAGACAACCTGGTATGACAGGAATGTTAGGAGAAGTGCAAAAAGAAGCGACAGAATCAGGAGTTCCGATTATTCCTAATGAAACAGCGACTTTTTTGAATTTTTTCCTAAAGCAAATTAAAGCTAAAAATGTGTTGGAAATTGGAACAGCTGTGGGTTTTTCAGCAAGTTTAATGGTGGAAGCTATGGGTGAGGGAAGTCATGTGACGACTATTGACCGTTTTGATGTCATGATTAGAAAAGCTAAATTGACCTTTGAAAAAATGGGGATTAGTGAGCAGGTGACTCTTTTAGAAGGAGATGCTAAGGATGTTTTATCGACTTTAACTGGACCTTATGACTTTATTTTTATGGATAGTGCTAAAAGTAAATACATTGAATTTTTGCCAGATTGTTTAAGGTTGATAAAAAAAGGTGGTTCCGTGATGTTGGATGATGTGTTTCAAGCTGGGACGGTCATGCATGACATTCAGGATATCCCAAGAAATCAAAGAACTATTTACCGAAAATTAAACTTGTTGTATGACACAGTTCTTAATCATCCAGATTTAACTGTGACTATTTTACCTTTAGGAGATGGTGTGTTATTAATTTCTAAAGATGTAGAGGAAATAGAGTTAGGCATATAA
- a CDS encoding M24 family metallopeptidase produces MIERVEKLRSKMREHDLDSFLITNEFNLRYLTGFTGTTGLALITLEHAYFVTDFRYTEQASEQCEGYKIIKNVKPLYEELGDLVNHLALANMAFEEQTVTFFQYTELERLVECDLIPVTGIIESLREVKDVSEIETIRKACQIADSAFEHILTYIKPGMTEIQVANELDFYMRSLGASGVSFETIVASGLRSAMPHGVASDKVIEEGDFITIDFGCYYDGYVSDMTRTISLGEPSDKLKEIYQIVKGAQQRVLDVAKPGMTGIELDAVARDYITEHGYGEAFGHSTGHGIGLEIHEGPNVSKVADKAFVPGNIITNEPGIYLPGIGGVRIEDDMLITEDGMDRLTHSTKELIIL; encoded by the coding sequence ATGATAGAACGTGTGGAAAAATTACGAAGCAAGATGAGAGAGCATGATCTTGATAGTTTTTTAATTACTAACGAGTTTAACTTGCGTTATTTAACAGGGTTTACTGGGACGACAGGTTTAGCACTGATTACTTTAGAACACGCTTATTTTGTCACAGACTTTAGATATACAGAACAAGCAAGTGAGCAGTGTGAAGGTTATAAAATTATTAAAAATGTTAAACCTTTATACGAAGAATTAGGAGATTTAGTTAACCATTTAGCTTTAGCTAATATGGCTTTTGAAGAACAAACTGTAACGTTTTTCCAATATACAGAATTAGAAAGATTAGTTGAGTGTGATTTAATTCCAGTTACAGGTATAATTGAGTCATTACGTGAAGTGAAAGATGTTTCTGAAATTGAAACAATCCGTAAAGCTTGTCAAATTGCAGATTCAGCTTTTGAGCATATTTTAACATATATTAAGCCTGGTATGACGGAGATTCAAGTTGCAAACGAGCTAGATTTTTATATGAGAAGTCTAGGAGCTAGTGGTGTTTCATTTGAAACGATTGTAGCAAGTGGTTTAAGGTCAGCTATGCCTCATGGTGTTGCTAGTGACAAGGTTATTGAAGAAGGTGATTTTATCACCATTGACTTTGGATGCTATTATGACGGGTATGTATCTGATATGACTCGTACTATTTCTTTAGGTGAACCAAGTGATAAGTTAAAAGAAATTTACCAAATTGTAAAAGGTGCCCAGCAACGTGTGTTGGATGTAGCAAAACCTGGTATGACAGGTATTGAGCTTGATGCAGTAGCTAGAGATTATATTACAGAACATGGATACGGTGAAGCGTTTGGTCACTCGACAGGGCATGGTATTGGTTTAGAGATTCATGAAGGGCCTAATGTTTCTAAAGTGGCGGATAAAGCTTTTGTTCCAGGTAATATCATTACAAATGAGCCAGGGATTTATTTGCCAGGTATTGGTGGAGTTAGGATTGAAGATGACATGTTGATTACTGAAGATGGTATGGACCGATTGACACATTCAACAAAAGAGCTTATCATCTTATAG
- the rplL gene encoding 50S ribosomal protein L7/L12, giving the protein MALNIEQIIADLKVSTIIELNDLVKAIEEEFGVSAAAPVAAAGAADAGAAAEQTEFDVELTSAGDSKVKVIKAVREVTGLGLKEAKALVDGAPSAIKEAASKEEAEEIKAKLEEVGASVTVK; this is encoded by the coding sequence ATGGCATTAAACATTGAACAAATTATTGCTGATTTAAAAGTATCAACTATTATCGAATTAAACGACTTAGTTAAAGCTATCGAAGAAGAATTTGGTGTATCTGCTGCTGCTCCTGTAGCTGCAGCTGGTGCTGCAGACGCTGGTGCTGCTGCAGAACAAACTGAATTTGACGTAGAATTAACTTCTGCTGGAGATTCAAAAGTTAAAGTTATCAAAGCAGTTCGTGAAGTAACTGGTTTAGGTCTTAAAGAAGCTAAAGCTTTAGTTGATGGAGCTCCTTCAGCAATTAAAGAAGCAGCATCTAAAGAAGAAGCTGAAGAAATCAAAGCTAAATTAGAAGAAGTTGGCGCTTCAGTTACAGTTAAATAA
- the rpmA gene encoding 50S ribosomal protein L27 — protein MNLQLFAHKKGGGSTTNGRDSQSKRLGAKRADGQTVTGGSILYRQRGTKIYPGENVGRGGDDTLFAKVDGVVRFERKGRSKTQVSVYPIAK, from the coding sequence ATGAATTTACAATTATTCGCTCATAAAAAAGGTGGGGGTTCTACAACTAACGGTCGTGACTCTCAATCAAAACGTTTAGGTGCTAAACGTGCTGATGGACAAACAGTAACTGGAGGTTCAATTTTATACCGTCAACGCGGAACTAAAATTTATCCAGGTGAAAACGTTGGTCGTGGTGGAGACGATACATTGTTTGCTAAAGTGGACGGTGTTGTTCGTTTTGAACGCAAAGGTCGTAGCAAAACTCAAGTATCAGTTTACCCAATCGCAAAATAA
- the rplA gene encoding 50S ribosomal protein L1, translated as MAKKGKKMQDALKKVDETKVYPVAEAVALAKETNFANFDATVEVAYRLNVDPKKADQQIRGAMVLPNGTGKTQSVLVFAKGEKAKEAEAAGADFVGEADMVEKIKGGWFDFDVVVATPDMMAQVGQLGRVLGPKGLMPNPKTGTVTMDVTKAVEEVKAGKVTYRVDKQGNVHVPIGKVSFDDTKLIENFAALNDTILKAKPAATKGNYIQNLTVTTTMGPGVKVDHFSI; from the coding sequence ATGGCTAAAAAAGGTAAAAAAATGCAAGATGCATTAAAAAAAGTAGATGAAACAAAAGTATATCCGGTAGCAGAGGCAGTTGCCTTGGCAAAAGAAACTAACTTTGCAAACTTTGACGCAACAGTTGAAGTAGCTTACCGTTTAAATGTAGATCCTAAAAAAGCAGATCAACAAATTCGTGGTGCTATGGTATTACCAAATGGTACAGGTAAAACACAATCTGTTTTAGTATTTGCTAAAGGGGAAAAAGCTAAAGAAGCAGAAGCTGCAGGAGCAGATTTTGTTGGTGAAGCAGACATGGTTGAAAAAATTAAAGGTGGATGGTTTGACTTTGACGTTGTCGTAGCAACACCAGACATGATGGCGCAAGTTGGTCAATTAGGACGTGTATTAGGACCTAAAGGATTAATGCCAAACCCTAAAACTGGTACTGTAACAATGGACGTTACTAAAGCTGTTGAAGAAGTAAAAGCTGGTAAAGTAACTTACCGTGTTGACAAACAAGGAAATGTTCATGTACCAATCGGTAAAGTTTCATTTGATGATACTAAATTAATTGAAAACTTTGCAGCTTTAAATGATACAATCTTAAAAGCAAAACCTGCTGCAACTAAAGGTAACTACATCCAAAACCTAACTGTTACAACAACAATGGGCCCTGGTGTAAAAGTTGATCATTTTTCAATTTAA
- the nusB gene encoding transcription antitermination factor NusB: MNYLIQKTRKSKVELTRHQLREVAFQAMFSMMYQDDVSMTDAMRYTLLLADNSLTEEEEIVIPLYVDAVVAGVSEKQEELDGVIEKHLRGWKINRIAKADLIILRLAIFEMLYLQDVPNKVSLNEALELAKTYTDEESKRFINGVLSSVMAEIDSNK; the protein is encoded by the coding sequence ATGAATTATTTGATACAGAAGACGAGGAAAAGTAAAGTGGAGTTAACTAGACACCAATTAAGAGAAGTAGCATTTCAAGCGATGTTTTCAATGATGTACCAAGATGATGTATCAATGACTGATGCTATGCGTTATACATTACTACTTGCAGACAACTCATTGACTGAGGAGGAAGAGATTGTTATTCCTTTATATGTTGATGCTGTTGTAGCAGGGGTGAGCGAAAAGCAGGAAGAATTAGATGGTGTGATTGAAAAGCATTTACGTGGTTGGAAAATCAACCGAATTGCAAAAGCAGATTTAATTATTTTAAGATTAGCTATTTTTGAGATGTTATATCTACAAGATGTGCCAAATAAAGTATCCTTAAATGAAGCTTTAGAATTAGCAAAAACATACACAGATGAAGAATCAAAACGTTTCATTAACGGAGTGTTATCATCTGTTATGGCAGAAATCGACTCTAACAAGTAG
- a CDS encoding fructose-1,6-bisphosphatase, whose product MNNKYLSLLAKSYPTKESIIREIINLKAIQRLPKGTEYFVSDLHGEFNAFQHILRNGSGSVKEKIKEVFKEQLTCYEQNELASLIYYPEETLNHLNTELNKEWFEVTIDQLIELTKHSGRKYTRSKVRKALPQRYAYIIEELLYQIKDNDNKTDYYNQIILDIIQLGQSDSLITDLCYTIQELVVDHLHVVGDIYDRGPEPDNIMEALINYHSVDIQWGNHDVIWIGAAAGSPICIMAIIRICARYNNLDIIEDTYGINLRSLSTYANQHYTENKAFIPKTETSKDSKKQDLLEITNIHQASAILQFKLEEQLITRRPEFKMEHRQLLNKIDYNTSSISIKGTHYSLTNTCFKTIDPVNPSKLTQEEKVIIDKLVHNFIHSEKLQRHIDFLMKKGSMYLIYNNNLLLHGCIPLNEDGSLKTFTIQNQQLKGRELLDFFEDNLRSAYKNKKEREDFATDLIWYLWTGELSSLFGKKEMTTFERYFIQDTTTHLEEKNPYYAKREDKQIIQSILKEFGLSSEHSHLINGHTPVKEIKGESPIKAEGKMLVIDGGFSKPYQKMTGLAGYTLLYNSYGMQLVAHKPFSSVHDVITQHDDIISIKRLVDQPTKRQLVKDTTIGQQLQESINDLTNLLNFLT is encoded by the coding sequence ATGAATAACAAATATTTATCTTTACTAGCCAAATCTTACCCAACTAAAGAAAGTATCATTAGAGAAATTATTAATTTAAAAGCAATCCAACGTTTACCTAAAGGTACTGAATATTTCGTTAGTGATCTACACGGGGAATTTAATGCTTTTCAACACATTTTAAGAAACGGTTCAGGAAGTGTTAAAGAAAAAATCAAAGAAGTATTCAAAGAACAGTTAACATGTTACGAACAAAATGAATTAGCTTCCTTAATTTACTACCCAGAAGAAACATTAAATCACTTGAATACCGAATTAAATAAAGAATGGTTTGAGGTCACTATTGATCAGTTAATCGAGCTGACAAAACACTCTGGTAGAAAATATACCCGCTCTAAAGTTAGAAAAGCTCTACCACAAAGATATGCTTATATTATCGAGGAATTACTGTATCAAATTAAGGATAACGACAATAAAACAGACTACTATAATCAGATCATATTAGACATTATACAACTAGGCCAATCAGACTCTTTGATTACCGATTTATGCTATACCATTCAAGAACTTGTTGTAGACCACCTTCATGTCGTTGGAGATATTTATGATAGAGGACCAGAACCAGACAACATCATGGAAGCGCTTATTAATTATCATTCTGTAGATATTCAGTGGGGTAACCACGATGTCATTTGGATAGGAGCTGCTGCAGGTTCTCCTATTTGTATTATGGCAATCATTAGAATTTGTGCAAGATATAATAATTTAGATATCATTGAAGATACATATGGTATTAACTTACGATCTTTATCAACCTATGCTAATCAGCACTATACTGAAAACAAAGCTTTTATACCTAAGACAGAAACAAGTAAAGACTCAAAAAAACAAGATCTTTTAGAGATAACCAATATTCATCAAGCATCAGCTATTTTGCAGTTCAAACTAGAAGAACAATTGATAACTAGACGACCTGAATTCAAGATGGAACATCGACAATTATTAAATAAAATCGATTACAACACATCTAGTATCTCAATTAAAGGCACACACTACTCCTTAACAAATACCTGTTTCAAGACAATTGATCCAGTTAACCCTTCAAAATTAACACAAGAAGAAAAAGTGATTATCGACAAATTAGTCCATAACTTTATTCATTCAGAGAAATTACAGCGACATATTGATTTTCTAATGAAAAAAGGTAGCATGTACCTGATTTACAACAACAATCTCTTACTACATGGGTGCATCCCTTTAAATGAGGATGGTTCTCTTAAAACATTCACCATTCAAAACCAACAGTTAAAAGGCAGGGAATTATTAGACTTTTTTGAAGATAATTTGAGATCTGCTTATAAAAACAAAAAAGAACGTGAAGATTTTGCTACTGATTTAATTTGGTATTTATGGACTGGGGAATTATCTTCTTTATTTGGAAAAAAAGAAATGACGACTTTTGAACGATATTTCATCCAAGATACTACGACACATCTAGAGGAAAAAAACCCTTATTACGCTAAACGTGAAGACAAGCAAATTATTCAAAGTATTTTGAAAGAATTCGGTTTATCTAGCGAGCATAGTCATTTGATAAACGGGCATACACCCGTTAAAGAAATAAAAGGAGAAAGCCCTATTAAAGCTGAAGGAAAAATGTTAGTGATTGATGGTGGTTTTTCTAAACCTTATCAAAAAATGACTGGTTTAGCCGGTTACACACTCCTGTATAACTCTTATGGTATGCAACTTGTAGCACACAAGCCTTTTTCTTCCGTTCATGACGTTATTACCCAGCACGATGACATTATCTCCATTAAACGCCTAGTGGATCAACCAACTAAACGTCAGTTAGTGAAAGACACAACAATTGGTCAACAACTTCAAGAATCCATTAACGACCTAACCAATTTACTCAATTTTTTAACTTAA
- a CDS encoding TetR/AcrR family transcriptional regulator codes for MGKIDPRVIKTRKKLRQAFLDLLKTRSLSEMNIKDLTNRAGVTRGTFYLHYRDKDTFIETIMEEIIEDFYNDVVIYKAYDEDEDKKIPQIVLDRVFSYIGQSPEFFVTLLKENDAEKYRLLFSDRLYDYLLEHVNYGNSIPVRKMPKELINNFIAYSLLGISDAWVVEGQIYANHYIATMVAKMYRSDLFEEVGLSDFFVSESA; via the coding sequence ATGGGGAAAATTGATCCACGAGTGATTAAAACTCGTAAAAAATTGAGACAGGCTTTTTTAGATTTGTTAAAAACACGTAGTTTAAGTGAAATGAATATTAAAGATTTAACAAATCGTGCAGGAGTTACTAGGGGAACGTTCTACTTACACTACCGAGATAAAGATACGTTTATTGAAACAATTATGGAAGAGATCATCGAAGACTTTTATAATGATGTTGTCATTTATAAAGCCTATGATGAGGATGAAGATAAAAAAATTCCACAAATTGTTTTAGATCGAGTATTTTCTTATATCGGGCAGTCACCAGAATTTTTTGTAACATTGCTTAAGGAAAATGATGCTGAGAAGTATCGTCTGTTATTCAGTGATAGACTATATGATTATCTTTTAGAACACGTTAATTATGGGAATTCAATTCCAGTAAGAAAAATGCCGAAAGAATTAATAAATAACTTTATTGCTTACTCGCTACTTGGAATTTCTGATGCGTGGGTAGTAGAAGGACAAATTTATGCAAATCATTATATCGCAACTATGGTAGCGAAAATGTATCGTTCTGATTTATTTGAAGAAGTTGGTCTATCTGACTTTTTTGTATCAGAGTCTGCATAA
- a CDS encoding ISL3 family transposase: MDNHTRKLLNLTDKSIIFEKDWLTEATIRGRRSNIIRGRLTSPDRICPSCHQNTCVKNGTYTTKTQLPEFNRVTTYLELKRERYLCKECHTTFSADTALVDDYCHISKTLKYQIALDLKEDRSRKEIARFHHVSDNTVQRVLYDFTNHCLTNFQHLPKVLCVDEFKSTKSCQSGMSFICADAESKKIIDILPDRRLFSLIKYFLKYSRKERLKVKFLVMDMNANYGGLLKTVFPHAEIVTDRFHIIQHINRSFNQLRIKEMNQLKRYDNEEAKQYRRIKKYWKLFLKDSSQLSATTYSNYPLFNKSMTQVGVIEELLSYNSTIKIAYDYIQELKYAYETKDSDLFLELTHSISNELPKEFKAKFKTFQTFRQGVTNALNYSYSNGFLEGINNRIKAIKRTAYGYRNFLTFKRRIFLIQGQSFQFN; this comes from the coding sequence ATGGATAATCATACTAGAAAATTACTTAATTTAACAGACAAATCTATTATTTTTGAAAAAGATTGGTTAACTGAGGCTACTATTAGAGGTAGACGCTCAAATATAATAAGGGGAAGACTAACGTCTCCAGACAGAATATGCCCCTCTTGTCATCAGAATACGTGTGTTAAAAATGGTACTTATACTACTAAAACACAACTACCAGAGTTTAATAGGGTCACAACTTATTTAGAACTTAAAAGAGAACGATATCTATGTAAAGAATGTCATACAACATTCAGTGCTGATACTGCGTTAGTCGATGACTATTGTCATATATCGAAAACATTAAAGTATCAAATCGCCTTAGATTTGAAAGAAGATCGTTCAAGAAAAGAGATCGCTAGATTCCATCATGTTTCTGATAACACGGTACAACGTGTTTTATACGACTTTACCAACCACTGTCTAACCAACTTTCAACATCTACCAAAAGTACTATGTGTCGATGAATTTAAATCAACTAAGTCATGTCAATCTGGTATGAGCTTTATTTGTGCTGATGCTGAAAGTAAAAAGATTATTGATATTTTACCAGATAGACGTCTCTTCTCTCTTATTAAGTACTTCCTGAAATACTCCAGAAAAGAGCGGTTAAAAGTGAAGTTTCTCGTCATGGATATGAATGCCAACTACGGTGGCCTTCTTAAAACTGTATTTCCACATGCAGAGATTGTGACAGATAGATTCCATATCATTCAGCATATCAATCGTTCTTTTAATCAACTAAGAATAAAAGAAATGAATCAATTAAAACGTTATGATAATGAAGAAGCAAAACAATACCGGAGAATAAAAAAATATTGGAAACTATTTTTAAAAGACTCTAGTCAATTAAGTGCCACTACATATAGTAATTATCCTCTTTTCAATAAAAGTATGACACAAGTTGGTGTCATTGAAGAACTTCTTTCCTATAACTCAACTATAAAAATCGCATATGATTATATACAAGAGTTAAAATATGCTTATGAAACAAAGGATTCAGACTTATTTTTAGAATTAACTCATTCTATCTCTAATGAGCTTCCTAAGGAATTTAAAGCCAAATTCAAAACATTCCAAACCTTCAGGCAAGGTGTTACCAATGCTTTAAATTATTCTTATTCAAATGGTTTTTTAGAAGGAATTAACAACCGAATCAAAGCTATCAAACGAACAGCCTATGGTTACCGAAATTTCTTAACTTTTAAGCGACGGATTTTCCTTATTCAAGGTCAATCATTTCAATTTAATTAA
- a CDS encoding nicotinate phosphoribosyltransferase has translation MNKRYQDDSLALHTDLYQLNMMKTYWELGRADKHAVFECYFRKMPFKNGYAIFAGLERIIEYLDNLKFSESDLTYLREVMDYPEAFLTYLKEFKFSCTVRSAVEGEMVFADEPLLQVEGPLAQCQLVETAILNIVNYQTLIATKAARISSVCEGDGVMEFGTRRAHELDAAIWGTRAAYIGGFDATSNVRAGKIFGIPVAGTHAHSLIQSYLDDYEGFKAYAKTHKDCVFLVDTFDTLRSGVPNAIRVADEMGDKINFLGVRIDSGDMAYISKKVRHQLDDAGYPDVKIYASNDLDEATILNLKMQGAKIDVWGVGTKLITAYDQPALGAVYKIVSIENDAGKMVDTIKLSGNAEKVSTPGKKQVWRITGKKDGKSEGDYVTLWTEDPREKSELYMFHPVHTYINKTVTDFVARPILRDIYDQGNRVYEVPSLMEVKLFAQENKNSLWEEYKRNLNPQKYPVDLSQECWDNKMAIIKKVRGRVH, from the coding sequence ATGAATAAGAGATACCAAGATGATAGTTTAGCGTTGCATACAGACTTATATCAACTGAATATGATGAAAACATATTGGGAGTTAGGACGAGCTGATAAACATGCAGTGTTTGAATGTTATTTTAGGAAAATGCCCTTTAAAAATGGTTATGCTATTTTTGCTGGATTAGAGAGAATCATTGAGTATTTAGACAACTTAAAGTTTAGTGAGTCTGATTTAACATACCTAAGAGAAGTGATGGATTACCCTGAGGCATTTTTAACCTATTTAAAAGAGTTTAAATTTAGTTGTACGGTTCGCTCTGCTGTAGAAGGTGAGATGGTATTTGCTGATGAGCCTCTACTGCAAGTAGAAGGCCCTCTAGCGCAGTGTCAGCTTGTTGAAACGGCTATTTTAAATATAGTTAATTATCAAACTTTGATTGCCACAAAAGCAGCTAGGATTAGTTCTGTGTGTGAGGGTGATGGCGTTATGGAATTTGGAACAAGACGTGCTCATGAGCTTGATGCAGCGATTTGGGGGACTAGAGCAGCCTATATTGGTGGATTTGATGCCACAAGTAATGTGAGAGCTGGGAAAATTTTTGGTATTCCTGTAGCTGGGACTCATGCTCATAGTTTGATTCAATCATATTTGGATGATTATGAAGGATTTAAAGCTTACGCTAAAACCCATAAAGACTGTGTGTTTTTAGTAGATACATTTGACACGCTACGCTCAGGGGTACCAAATGCGATTCGGGTAGCAGATGAAATGGGAGATAAAATTAATTTTTTAGGAGTTAGAATTGATAGTGGGGATATGGCTTATATTTCTAAGAAAGTTCGGCATCAACTAGATGATGCGGGCTATCCTGATGTTAAAATTTATGCTTCAAATGATTTAGACGAAGCAACTATTTTAAATTTAAAGATGCAAGGTGCTAAAATTGATGTTTGGGGTGTTGGGACCAAGTTGATTACAGCCTATGACCAACCAGCTTTGGGTGCTGTATATAAGATTGTATCAATTGAAAATGACGCAGGTAAGATGGTAGATACTATTAAGTTGTCAGGAAATGCTGAGAAGGTATCAACTCCAGGGAAAAAACAAGTGTGGCGAATTACTGGAAAAAAAGATGGAAAATCAGAAGGGGATTATGTCACTCTTTGGACGGAAGATCCTAGAGAAAAATCTGAACTATATATGTTCCATCCGGTTCATACCTATATCAATAAAACTGTTACTGATTTCGTTGCTAGACCTATTTTGCGTGATATTTATGATCAAGGAAATAGAGTTTATGAGGTACCTTCTTTGATGGAAGTTAAACTGTTTGCTCAAGAAAACAAAAATTCTTTATGGGAAGAGTATAAGCGTAATCTAAACCCTCAAAAGTATCCAGTTGACTTATCCCAGGAATGTTGGGATAACAAAATGGCTATTATAAAAAAAGTCAGAGGCAGAGTTCATTAG
- the rplJ gene encoding 50S ribosomal protein L10, giving the protein MSEASIIKKAQEVDVISEKIKESASVVVVDYRGLTVEEVTELRKQLREANVEMKVIKNGILRRAAVQAGLEGMEDVFVGPTAVAFSMEDVVAPAKIMSDFSKEAEALEIKGGIVEGKVSSVEEINALAKLPSRDGLLSMLLSVLQAPVRNVAYAVKAVAEKEEEVA; this is encoded by the coding sequence ATGAGTGAAGCATCAATCATCAAAAAAGCACAAGAGGTTGACGTGATTAGTGAAAAAATCAAAGAATCTGCATCTGTAGTCGTTGTTGATTACCGCGGACTAACTGTTGAGGAAGTTACTGAATTACGTAAACAATTACGTGAGGCAAACGTTGAGATGAAAGTTATTAAAAACGGAATCTTACGTCGCGCTGCTGTACAAGCAGGCTTAGAAGGAATGGAAGATGTGTTCGTAGGACCTACAGCTGTAGCGTTCAGTATGGAAGACGTTGTTGCACCTGCTAAGATCATGAGTGACTTTTCAAAAGAAGCAGAAGCATTAGAAATTAAAGGTGGTATTGTGGAAGGTAAAGTTTCTTCAGTTGAAGAAATTAACGCTTTGGCAAAATTACCAAGCCGCGACGGTTTACTTTCTATGTTACTATCTGTACTTCAAGCTCCTGTCAGAAACGTGGCTTATGCAGTCAAAGCTGTGGCAGAAAAAGAAGAAGAAGTAGCTTAA